One Hordeum vulgare subsp. vulgare chromosome 4H, MorexV3_pseudomolecules_assembly, whole genome shotgun sequence DNA window includes the following coding sequences:
- the LOC123448795 gene encoding tetratricopeptide repeat protein 27 homolog, with protein sequence MAATTATPTFLRATELRLLRCTLPSPISQPAPPSPPPEHPLGPVVSSAVAAVEVGDYVAAIASAVPHIFHPSAFAEVAQGSPTQAYADLTAAAEAFLREDGGGAASEGFQCRCALVLSAAVAALLAFTQQNVTGPSGKFPPFPFQTSRLDEEGHGDPGSKWDDWASGHLAAFGSHVHGKFALLPFIVFAELLFTSIQGLDSSDCWSVQWWLCRISLSQQNILDELSSSLFDRVQVYKNEMLAHFGELEKVSSYWGSLLCDEEGFSFVSAVFLEAGIVEYKYGQVDASRLHLDSAQEACGIHLSLTGILGFRTIHQVDAKSQMVLVAKTTKSAADDGQSTELAGSQSDGVASRNAGSSVPSESDEFCDILRTPRLAENGNETSGESMTSANTQISLSAIQQAAVLAQCLYVSRRSRSDEMSGWEMAPYIESIDSQEKSYFVVRSLCDVLRIRWESTRSRTKQRALLMMENLVEDIAKEFPVVSQRTKLVFGVHMPPIPALRKEYGELLISCGLLGEALNVFKELELWDNLIYCYRLSGKVADAVSLINTRLSVTPNDPRLWCSLGDATNNDDHYKKALEVSDNKSARALRSLARSAYNRNDFHTSKILWGSALALNSLYPDGWFAYGTAAWKDKDLEKAVDAFSRAVQIDPENGEAWNNIACLHMIRGKSQAAVQAFKEAVKFKRNSWEVWENYSKVALDTCNMRLTLEAVKMVLNLSSNKRFNVDLLDKVMVSVEEQARHLSDTQEAKSISNASDDANKETRLPNQLLGVIGDILQQIVRSGASNAEIWGLYARWHKSKGNLMACSEALLKQVRSLQGSGLWHDQKKFTKYAQASLQLCKVYIEISSTTGSRRELLSAEMHLKSSLKQATDFSGTEEYKSLNDCLDQLRGLIGAA encoded by the coding sequence ATGGCGGCGACCACCGCTACCCCCACCTTCCTCCGTGCGACCGAGCTCCGCCTCCTCCGCTGCACCCTCCCTTCCCCGATCTCCCAACCAGCTCCCCCCTCACCTCCCCCAGAACACCCGCTCGGTCCTGTCGTGTCCTCTGCCGTCGCCGCCGTCGAGGTCGGGGACTACGTGGCTGCTATCGCCTCCGCCGTCCCCCACATCTTCCACCCCTCCGCCTTCGCCGAGGTTGCCCAGGGCTCCCCAACGCAAGCTTACGCCGACCTCACTGCCGCTGCCGAGGCGTTCCTCCGGGAGGATGGCGGAGGGGCCGCGAGCGAGGGGTTCCAGTGCAGGTGTGCGCTTGTTCTCTCCGCGGCGGTGGCCGCGCTGCTCGCATTCACGCAGCAGAACGTGACGGGACCGTCGGGGAAGTTTCCACCCTTCCCTTTCCAGACTTCACGTTTGGACGAAGAGGGGCATGGTGATCCTGGAAGCAAATGGGATGATTGGGCTTCGGGTCATTTAGCTGCTTTTGGTTCCCATGTTCATGGGAAATTCGCTCTCTTGCCGTTCATTGTCTTTGCAGAACTACTCTTCACAAGCATACAGGGTCTCGACTCCTCTGATTGTTGGAGTGTGCAATGGTGGTTGTGCAGAATATCCTTGTCCCAGCAAAATATTTTAGATGAGCTATCGTCCTCTTTGTTTGATCGAGTACAAGTGTACAAGAATGAAATGTTGGCCCACTTTGGTGAACTTGAAAAGGTCTCTAGCTACTGGGGTTCTTTGTTATGTGATGAAGAAGGGTTTTCTTTTGTCTCAGCTGTTTTTCTGGAAGCTGGAATCGTGGAGTATAAATATGGCCAAGTTGATGCTTCAAGGCTGCATCTGGATAGTGCTCAAGAGGCATGTGGGATTCATCTCTCTCTCACAGGGATTCTTGGTTTTCGAACAATACACCAGGTGGACGCCAAGTCCCAAATGGTTCTAGTTGCGAAGACTACTAAATCAGCAGCTGATGATGGCCAATCAACAGAGCTAGCAGGATCTCAGAGTGATGGTGTGGCTTCCCGGAACGCAGGGAGCTCTGTTCCAAGTGAAAGTGATGAATTTTGTGATATACTAAGAACACCAAGACTGGCTGAAAATGGGAATGAAACGAGCGGTGAGAGTATGACATCCGCAAACACACAGATATCGCTATCTGCTATCCAGCAGGCCGCTGTACTTGCACAATGTTTATATGTGAGTCGGAGGAGTCGGAGTGATGAAATGTCTGGGTGGGAGATGGCACCATACATAGAGTCAATTGATTCTCAAGAAAAATCATACTTTGTGGTCAGGAGCTTGTGTGATGTTCTGCGTATTAGGTGGGAGTCCACGCGCAGTCGGACAAAACAGCGGGCACTGTTAATGATGGAGAATTTGGTTGAAGATATTGCCAAAGAATTTCCTGTAGTTTCACAAAGAACCAAACTGGTTTTTGGAGTTCATATGCCGCCTATCCCTGCATTAAGGAAAGAGTATGGTGAACTTTTGATAAGTTGTGGTTTACTTGGTGAAGCACTTAATGTTTTCAAAGAACTCGAATTGTGGGATAATCTAATCTATTGCTATCGATTATCGGGTAAAGTTGCTGATGCGGTCAGTTTAATAAATACCCGGCTCTCTGTTACACCAAATGACCCAAGGTTATGGTGTTCACTTGGTGATGCtacaaataatgatgatcattataAGAAAGCACTGGAAGTCTCAGATAACAAGTCTGCTCGAGCTCTGCGCTCTCTGGCTCGCAGTGCATACAACAGGAATGActtccatacatccaaaattcttTGGGGATCAGCATTGGCACTGAATTCTTTGTATCCAGATGGCTGGTTTGCCTATGGTACAGCTGCATGGAAGGATAAAGATCTTGAGAAGGCAGTGGATGCTTTTAGTCGTGCTGTGCAGATAGATCCTGAAAACGGAGAAGCATGGAACAACATAGCCTGTCTGCACATGATTAGAGGAAAGAGCCAGGCAGCAGTCCAGGCATTCAAGGAAGCTGTAAAGTTCAAGAGGAATAGCTGGGAAGTTTGGGAAAATTACAGTAAGGTTGCTTTGGACACATGCAACATGCGACTGACACTTGAAGCTGTCAAAATGGTATTGAATCTGTCCTCGAACAAGCGCTTCAATGTTGATCTATTGGACAAGGTGATGGTCTCTGTCGAAGAACAAGCTAGACATCTTAGTGATACTCAAGAAGCTAAATCCATAAGCAACGCTTCAGATGATGCAAATAAAGAGACCAGGCTACCAAATCAATTGCTAGGTGTAATTGGTGATATCCTTCAGCAGATTGTACGGAGTGGGGCTAGCAATGCAGAGATATGGGGATTATATGCAAGATGGCATAAAAGCAAGGGCAACCTCATGGCATGCTCTGAAGCTTTGTTGAAGCAAGTTCGATCCCTCCAGGGTTCAGGATTATGGCATGATCAGAAGAAGTTCACGAAGTATGCTCAAGCTTCTCTGCAACTTTGCAAGGTCTATATCGAAATTTCCTCCACGACTGGAAGCAGACGAGAATTATTGTCAGCTGAGATGCATCTTAAAAGCTCCTTAAAACAGGCAACGGACTTCTCAGGTACGGAGGAGTATAAATCACTTAATGACTGCCTTGACCAATTAAGGGGCCTGATTGGCGCTGCATAG
- the LOC123450573 gene encoding uncharacterized protein LOC123450573, with translation MQILSAYFLVLPLRDEGAILLGLGALPGLFVGSLVLTALAAPVASLAFSLPSVPKSKALVLIHRFFSISLLVFFMLWFASKPGSPATAQSSEDSLNKPAGWGNHSWFYVGVRISFFLWVALLNLTTISSTWARVIDVMDSESGSRLFGFIGAGATLGQLFGSLFAASMTWMGPFLLLFSSLLMELAALSSKLTEQLFSVVQLMHAGHILTVAGITVAICASPFIATSNLVALAVWPTWVAVAVTETIRKAHGTSLAHLSPEGCSKIIDASLFAISESCSELAELDLSNCMVSDYDVTVLASAERLKLRLLSLSDCLKVTPKSVPFLGSMPASLEGLNLIGVIC, from the exons ATGCAGATCCTGAGTGCCTACTTCCTGGTGCTGCCGCTGCGGGACGAGGGGGCCATCTTGCTGGGCCTCGGCGCCCTCCCAGGCCTCTTCGTCGGCTCGCTCGTGCTCACCGCCCTCGCCGCCCCCGTCGCCTCCCTCGCCTTCTCGCTCCCATCCGTCCCCAAGTCCAAG GCTTTGGTTTTGATACACAGATTCTTCAGCATATCCCTTcttgtatttttcatgctttgGTTTGCCTCGAAGCCGGGCTCCCCAGCTACCGCCCAG TCAAGTGAAGATAGTTTAAATAAACCTGCTGGGTGGGGAAACCACAGCTGGTTCTACGTAGGTGTGAGAATAAGCTTCTTTCTTTGG GTTGCTCTGCTTAATCTCACTACAATATCATCCACTTGGGCAAGGGTAATTGATGTCATGGACAGTGAG TCAGGTTCAAGATTGTTTGGTTTTATTGGGGCTGGTGCTACGCTAGGGCAACTTTTTGGTTCTTTGTTTGCTGCAAGCATGACATGGATGGGACCCT TTCTGCTCCTATTTTCCTCCCTCTTGATGGAACTTGCTGCACTGTCATCCAAATTAACTGAGCAACTCTTTTC TGTAGTCCAACTGATGCATGCT GGTCATATCCTTACAGTAGCTGGTATAACAGTTGCTATTTGCGCATCTCCATTCATTGCTACCTCAAATTTGGTTGCCCTTGCTGTATGGCCAACTTGGGTTGCTGTTGCTGTCACTGAAACAATTCGAAAG GCACACGGCACTTCTCTTGCACATCTGAGCCCAGAGGGATGCAGTAAGATAATTGATGCAAGTCTGTTTGCCATTTCCGAGAGTTGCTCTGAGCTCGCCGAGCTTGATCTTTCAAACTGCATGGTCAGCGACTATGATGTTACGGTGTTGGCATCCGCGGAGCGGCTCAAGCTCCGTCTCCTCTCACTGTCCGACTGTCTCAAGGTCACACCTAAGAGCGTTCCATTCCTGGGAAGCATGCCTGCATCGTTGGAGGGCCTCAACCTAATAGGTGTCATATGCTAA